From Lactobacillus sp. PV012:
GTCCTTGAATTTTTCGGCGTCCATGACACCTTCAGCCAAAACAACAAGACCGTGCTTTTTACCATTAGCAAATCCTTGCTTCAAGGTTTCAGCGATTTCTTTGATATCATATTTTTCTTCTGGAATTACAATAGCATCTGCACCAGTTGCAACTCCAGCGTGAAGTGCGATATCACCACAATCGCGACCCATAACATTTACAATAAAGACACGTTGGTGACTTGTTGCAGTGTCACGGATCTTATCAATAGCATCCATAGCTGTATTACATGCAGTATCAAAACCAATTGTGTAATCAGTGTATGGAATATCATTATCGATTGAACCTGGAAGACCAATAGCATTATAACCATGTTCGGTTAATCTCAATGCACCGTGGTAAGAGCCATCTCCACCGATAACAACTAAAGCCTCAATACCGTGTTTCTTTAACTGTTCGATTCCCTTAAGCTGAGTTTCTTCTTCAGCAAATTCTGGAAAACGAGCAGAGTAAAGAAACGTACCGCCGCGGCCAATTTTATCCGCAACTGTTTCGGAAGTCATTTGGAAAATATCACCAGCTACAAGACCAGCAAAACCATAATGAATTCCAAAAACTTCAATATCATTTGCCAAAGCTGTACGAGTAACAGCTCTGATAGCAGCGTTCATGCCTGGAGCATCCCCACCACTAGTTAAAATACCAATCCGTTTCATGAATTCACCTCTACGATTTTTCTGAGTTTAATACTCACATCGACTTTATAGTACCATTTTTTTGCTAAACTGTCTTGTCTGTTTAACAAAAAAAATCGGATTTTAAAATGAATTCGTTTTCAAATTCTTTTTTTATTCCTTTACGTTAATTTTTTCGTGTACTTTAATTTTTCGTGCATCTTGTAACAAAAACTGAATTTTATTCGGATCATAGCGATCGTTTTGGGTACTAACTCGTAATAAGTAAATCTTGCCCTCATCCAATTTATCTTTTAACTCTGAATAACTTCTTGGAAAAATAATTATTTCAAATTCACCACTTGTATCTTTAAAAGTAGTAAAAGCCATTTCTTCATCATTTTTGGTTCTTACTTTCTTTAAACTAACCAGTTCTCCAATCGCAATTCCTTGCTGCCGACTAGTAAATTCTCCTAGTTTTTTAGTATTATATTTTTTCTTAGTAAATTGCTGTAAAGTCATTAACATACTAGCAGTAACTGAAAAACCCATTACCTCTTCTTCAAGTTCTGCCCGCTTGTACTGCGAACTTCTGTCTTTATTTTGCTTAACTACCGCATTATACTTAGCATCCGCATAGGAATTTTCTTCTTTAAATTTTACAGTAGAAATTATAGAAGACAGTCTGCTTAACACCTGTAAACGATCAATTTTAAATTCATCAAATGCTCCCGCTTTTACTAAAAGCTCAACTTGATCTTGTCTTAAATATTTTTTATCTATTCTTTGCAAAAAATCTTCCAGCGAATAAATAGACGTTAAGTTTTCAATTTCTTTAATAAAATCTTGGTTTAAATTTTTAATTTCTTTTAACCCTACTCGAATTCCATCTTTTTCAACTGTAAAAGTAGCTGCACTTTTATTAATTGATGGGGGTAAAATTCTAACCCCTTTATCTCGTAAAACTTGCAAATATTTTTTAACCTTTTCGGTATGAGCAAAATTATCATTTAGCAAGACAGTATAAAATTCTTTGGGGTAATTAGTTTTTAAATAAGCCAACCAATAAGCTAATTTTGAATAAGCAACCGCATGAGAACGATTAAAGCCATATCCAGCAAACTGAGCAATATTTTCATAAATTTTTTCAGCTAAATTCTCAGGGTGACCATTTTTCAGTGCTCTTTGAATAAACTTATCTTTTTCGTGAGCAATAATTTCTTTATCTTTTTTTGAAATTGCTCGCCTCAGCAAGTCTGCTTCTCCTAATGAATACCCTGCAAATGCTTGGGCTGTCTTCATTACTTGTTCTTGATACACCCAAATTCCATAAGTAGGTCGTAAAATATTTTCTAAACTTTGATCAGGATAAGTTACTTTTTCATGACGATTTTTTCTTCTAATAAAAGAATCAATATTTTGCATTGGACCAGGACGATAAAGGGCATTGATGGCAACAAGTTCTTCAAAACTAGTCGGCTTTAATTTTCGTAAAACACGTTTAATTCCTGCTGACTCAAACTGAAAAATCGAATCTGTCTCTCCCTTTTGAAAAGTCCTAAAAGTTTTTACATCATTCAAAGGAATCCTTTCCAATTCAATTTTGGTTCCTTCTTGTTGCACCAAAGCTAAAATATTTTCTAAAATCGTTAAGGTTTTTAAGCCCAAAAAATCAATTTTTAATAATCCAAGTTTTTCCACATTCTCTTTTGTTTGTTGCGTAATCGGAATGTCTAAAATTCCTGGTTGTAATCCAACTACTTCATCTAGTCTTTTATCTGAAAGGACAAGCCCTGCTGCATGAATTGAAGTCCTAAGAGGTAGTCCTTCCAAATGCTTAGCAGTCGCAAAGAGTAAATTGTTCATGGGACTAGCATTTACCAAAAATTGTAATCTTTTTGATTGCTGGTAGGCTTTCTCTAACGTCATCTTTCCTTGACCTGAAGGAACGGCTTTAGTCCACTTAGCTATTTCACTTTCATTAAAGCCAAAGACTTTCGCTACTTCTCCTAAAACTTGTTTAGCTGAAAAAGTCACAAAAGTTAAAATTTGGGCTGTATGCTCACGCCCATATTTTTCAGCCATGTATTTAATAATAGTACTTCTTTGCTTATCAGGAATATCTAGGTCAATATCCGGCATCTGCTTTCTCGCTGGATTTAAAAATCTCTCAAAAAGTAAATTGTACTTTATTGGGTCAACACTAGTAATATTTAAAGCATATGAAACTAAGGAGCCAGCTGCAGACCCGCGGCCGGGTCCTGTCAAAATGTTTTTGCTGTGAGCATAGTTGATGGCATCCCACACAATTAAAAAGTAGTCATTAAATCCCATCTCATGGATAATTTTTAATTCATATTCTAGTCTTTGCTGATAATTTCTAGGAATGTGGTTATTAAACTTCTTTGCTAGTCCTTCTTGAACTAAGTTAACTAAATATTCTTGAGAAGTAGAAAATTTATCCTGAGGATATGTTGGAAGCTGCGGTTCTTGAAATTCAATTTCAGCATTTGCTTGCTGTGCTATCTTTTCAGCATTTTTTAATGCTTCCTGTAAATCAAAATTTCGATATCCAATTTCAAGTTTTTGCTCGTCCTTTAAATATTTTTCCCCTCTCTCATTCAAAAGCGATTTAAGATTACTTTTTATTACCTCTCCAACCTTGATATTTTGTAATGCAACTTGCAAAAACTTATCTTGGGGATTTTGGTATTGCACATCTTCTACAGCAACCAAAGGTAACTTAAACTGCTTGCTCATTGTCTTTAGATAATTAATATAATTACTTTCTTCTTTGTCGGCATGAATTCCTAAATATAATTCATTACTTGAATCAAGCAAGCTTGTTAATTTTCTTAAATAGCTTTCTCCTTGATTATCACTTCTATCTGCTAGCTGCACTAATTCACTATCTGCATTAGCAGGTACAATTACAAATAATTCTTTAAATTCCTTAATCACTTCTTCTGCAGCCAAGGTTTTATTTAATTGAATTTTACTAGATAAAGACAAAAGATTTTGATAACCCTTATTACTTTTAGCAATCAAAATTAGATTATAATTCTCACCACTACTGATCAAACCTGTTAGAGTAATTTGCATCCCTAATAAAGGTTTAATACCTTCTTGTTTTGCTAATTTATAAAAATTAACTAATCCATATGTAACATTTAAATCGGTTAAGGCAATACTAGAGTATCCTTTTTGTTTAGCACCTTGCAAAAGAGATTGCACTGTCATTGGACTTTCTAGTAAAGAATAGCTACTAATATTTTGCAAACTCACTACCATTTAATCGCCTCTTTCTCTTTTAAAGTATACCAAAAGTCTTGCCACAAATGATTTTTTTTGCTAAGATGACTAGCGAAAGAGGGAGATCAAACTATGAGATTTATCGTAACAATGGTATGGTCAACTATTTATTGTGAAATCATCGGCTTTATTGCTGCTGCTTTAACTCAAATGGCATTTGACCCAATTCAAGCAGGAATTATCGGACTTATTTTTGGCTTCTTGTTTGCTTTAATTATTCCCGGTATTACCGCTAAAAGTCACAAAGGTAAAAGTAAATTTAGTAAAATGATCTAAAAGAGAAGCATCGCATGCTTCTCTTTTTGCTTAGTAAAATTTGTAATTTTTTTGGACATCAACACTAATTTTTTCTTGGTTTAAATACTCTTTAAATAATTGTACGTAATCTTGGTCATATATTTTTTCAATTTTATCCATCCCGTATCCTGGATAAAAGCCACCACCAAGTGCTCGATAATTATTAACTGCTAAGTGATAAAACTTGTCATTACTAATTTCTTCCCCATGAAGCGTTAACTTTGTAATTCTCTTTCCTTCTGGCCGAGAAATATCTGCTTCATAATGAACTGGATAAAATAAGTCAAAATTAAATAAGAGATTTTTAGGTTTTAAAACATTATCTTTAAATTTAACCTTACCATTTTTATCTTTATCCAAGAAACTCAAACTATGTTCAATTATTTGTCGAATATCTGCTCCCGAAACTTTAACGAGTGCTAGCTGATTAGCAAAGGGATAATTTAGCAAGATCTCACGCATTGTCACATCTTTTGAAAACCCTCCTGCATCTTCTGCCATAATAGCTGTTGCCGACAAATCAGCGTTAGTGAAATACAGTTGCATTTGGTGAATTAAGTTGATAAAAGGCGCCCCTTTTAAGCGTCCTGTAATTGCATCTTTAATTGGTGCCGCTTGCGAAAGGGATGCAATTGGCTCATCGAGCCAGTTTTGGGTCTTTTTATCTAACTCTGTCATTAAAGAAATAATTTTTTTATCAGGAGTTACTCCTTTAGTTTCAAGTAACTTAGTAGTTAAGTTATTGATAATAACTTTCCCATTTTTTTCTTTATCAAAATCAACTATAACTTCAGCTACTGTTTCGCCTTTATGCCCAGGTTGAACAATAGCTGTTTTATTTTTGACTAAATTTAAGCGTCGATGCTGATGACCAGTTAAAAATACATCAATTTCTGGGATATTTTCAAATATTTTATAACCCTCATTTTCACCATTATGAGGTTCCGTGGCTTTGCCCGTTTCCAAATCACTTTCAAATCCTCCGTGGTAAAGGGCCACTAAAAGATCAACTTTGGGACGAAGTTCTTTTACTTCTTTTTTAATCCTTCATAAGCAGAAAAAAATTCTAAGTTAGGAATATTTTCAACTGGTTCCCATTTGGAAATATACTGCGTTGTCACTCCAATTAGTCCTATCTTGAGACCAGCTTTTTCAATAATTATACTTTTCTGCCCAAAAGCAGGCTTTTTTGTGCTTTTATTTAGGACATTATCATTTAAAAAAATCCCATGATCATAACTAATAAATTTCTTTAAATAATCTAGTCCAAAATTAAAATCATGATTACCCACTACTCGCACATCGTAGCCAACAACATTATATGCTGCTGATAATGCCTGCACTCCACTATCTTCTGGCAAACTCTTTAAGTAAGAAGCTAAGGGAGAGCCTTGAAGTGAATCACCACTATCAGTTACCAAAACATTGTCTTTACCATATTTTTCTCGTTCCTGAGCAATTAAGGTGCTAACTCGGCTTAAAGAAAAAGGTGCAGTATAATTATTTTTATCTTGATAATTTGTTGGTGTAATAAATCCATGAGTATCACTAGTATGTAAAATTGCTAATTTCATCTTTTCCCCCTTTATACAAAAAAAGACACCCTGCGGTGTCTTTTAATTAATCGTTATTTTGTTGCTTTGCTTCGTTAGCAACTTGACGGCCTTTGTAAAAGCCCTTACGTGATACACGGTGGCTTAAACGGTATTCACCAGTAGTTGCATCGTAATGCATTGCTGGAGTTGTTAACTTAATATGACCACGACGTGAACGTTTCTTTTGCTTAGAAGTTTTTCTTGCAGGAACTGCCATTAGTTAGATCTCCTTTTTTATAGAATTGAGACTTGCGGACTTATACAAATAAGTCACTAAATACTCACGTATTTCAATCATACAATCTAAAGCTAGATAAATCAAGTCTAATCTTTAGTTGTAGCGGTAGATTTTTCTTTTAATTTTGAAATTTCTTGCTTTAACTTGTTAATTTCCTGATCTTTTTTATTAATTTGATCATTGAGTTGCTTTTTTAAAGTAGCTTCTTGTTTGCTATATTCTTCTTTTACATGCTTTACATCCTTATTAGTGCCCAATAACATTGAAATGAAGGCTCCTAATAAGATCATTGTAATTAAAATAATAATTAATGGCATCTTAGGTTGAAAAAAGCCAAAATTAATTGCTACTTGTTCAGTATTTAAGCAAGCAAAAATCACCAAAATTAAGACAATAATTAATCCAAAAACTAACTTTCTTTGTTTTTTCACGTTACTCCCCTTTTCCAATGTTACTTTCTGCTCCCAAACTTCAAACTTGCCCAATCACCAAGCTTAGGAAAAATTTGATACAACTTAGCTAAAACAGCCAAACTCACTGGTAAGTTTAATTCTCTTCGATTAGAGCCAAAGAAATGAACCACTTGCCATGCTACATCATCCGGATCAAGCATAAAGCGTTGAACATTAGTGGCATATTCTCCAGTTTTATCTGCAACATTGAAGAAGTTTGTGTAGACTGGTCCTGGATTAACTGTCATCACTTTTACACCAAAAGGTTTAAGTTCTAAACGTAAAACATTTGAGAATTGAATTACAGCTGCCTTAGTAGCACTATAAGCTGCTGTCTTAGTAGTTGGAATAATGCCAGCAATTGAACCAAGATTAACTATCTGTCCTTGTTTTTGGTCAATCATAATTCTTGCAATTAAGCGCGTGAAATACATCAAGCCTAAAACATTAGTTTGGAACATTTCAGTCACTTGTTTAGGAGTAGTTTCTAAAAAATTTTCAAATATTCCAAAACCAGCCGCATTCACCAAAAAATCAATGTGCTTAACATGCTGAATAATTTTTCCAAAAGTACTTTCAATTTGATCTGCTTTGCTCATATCAGTTGGAAAAACAAAAGCTTGTCCACCAGATAGTTGCTTGGCTTCTTGTGCAATTTCCTGTAATCTTTCTTCATTTCTAGCAATTAGAATTACATCTGCACCTCTACTAGCACTTTCTAAAGCAATTGAACGACCAATTCCACTAGAAGCACCAGTAACCACTACTACTTTTTCTCTTAATGTTTTACTCATAATTGTCCTTTCATTTCATTGGAATATTAAAACTATCTAAATCACGCACCAACTTTGTATGTTTAAAAATTGAACGAGCTTGTTTTTCTAAAATTTGACCACTTTTACCAGTATAACGAGCAGAAATATGTGACAAATATAATTGTCCGACGTTTTTTTGCTTTGCTACTGAAGCTGCATCAATACAAGTTGAGTGGAAATAGCGGTGAGCCATTTTACTATCTTCTCCGCTAAAAGTAGATTCGTGAACCAACACATCGGCATCTTGAGCCAGTTTGCCAATATTAGGAGTTGGCCTTGTGTCATAGATAATCGTAATGATTCTTCCTGGACGATCTTCACCCAGAAAATCTTTTCCATCAAGCACTCGTCCGTCACCTAAGGTTACTGTCTCTCCAGCTTTTAATTTACCATAAATTGGTCCATTAGGAATATGATATTCAGCTAATTTTTCTACTTGCAATTCACCTGGATGTGGTTTTTCAACAACTCTAAAACCAAAACTTGGAATACGGTGATTTAATTTAGCTGTGTATACCTCAAAATGATCATCTTCAAAAATTAATCCATCTTCTTCTAAGATTACATATTTTATTGGATAACTAATTTGGGTACGTGAAACTTTAAGTGATGTTTGTACAAATTGATCAATTCCAGCTGGTCCATAAATGGTTAATTCACCACCATCCCCTTGGAAAGAACGTGAAGATAACAACCCAGGTAACCCAAAAATGTGATCCCCATGATTATGAGAAATAAAAATTCTTGTAATTTTTCGTGGGCGAATGTTAGTCTTTAGAATTTGATGTTGGGTTGCTTCTCCTACATCAAATAACCAAATTTCATTTATTTCGTCTAATAACTTTAAAGCTAATGACGAAACGTTACGTCCTTTAGAAGGTTGGCCTGAGCCTGTACCTAAAAATTCTATTTCCATGAAAACCTATTTTCTAATAAAGTCCTTTTTCTACTAATTCTTTTGTAATAAAACTACTATAATACTTTGATCCTATGTCATTTGGATGTGTATGATCATCATAAAACCAATTTGGATGAGCAGTAGCAACAGCATTCCAGTTAATAATATATAAGTTTTTGTATTTCTTACTTTCTTTTTGCAAAAGATTATTTACTGGTTTTTGCCAAGTACGAGTTGGCACATAAACATTGACCCAAAATACGCGTCGTTTTTTACCAACAATCTGCATTACATGTTCCAAATCTTGGGGTGGAAACATTCCATTTGTTCCTAATCCAACCAAAACATTTTTGTTTAAAACTCCCTCAGCTTTGTACTTTTCAAACAAAGGAATTGTATCAGATAATTGACGAGAAACGGCAGCATCAATTATGGCATGGGGCATCAACTTCTTAAGATTTTCACTAGAGCCGGCCATTACCGAATCGCCAATTGCAGTTACCGGAAGCTGACGCGCTAACTGAAGTTGTTCTTGGCTAATACCATATTTTTCAAAACTTTTATTTACTGGGTGTGCCTTAGCAGCCTTTTTTGCCTTAGCTAATAAAGTATTTTTAGTAGTTGTTTTTTTAGATTGACGTTTTGCTTTTGCAATTAATTTCTTATTATCTTGAAGTTGTTGCTTTCTATTTTTCTGAATTTGCTTTGCAAGTGGAGAAGCATTAGGATCTTCTGCTTTAGCAGCTGGTGACTTGAGAATTGCTACACTACCTGCTACTAAGAAAAACGCACTTACGATACCTACTACTTTTTGAGCTACAAAGTGTCCATTAAAAGTAAAGAATCTTCTAAGATAAGTTTGAACCTTTTTAACAGTAAGTTTGCCAAATGGTTTTTCAATGTAACGATATGTTAATTCAGAAACTATTAAAATTAATGCTACTTCAATTACACGATATAAAATCACATGGTCGGCAATATTTTTAACCTTATCTTCAAAGAAAATCATAATTGGAAACTGATAGAGATAAATCCCATAAGAACGTGATCCAATCCATTTAAAAAGTGGATTAGTTAGCCAAGCATTCCAATGAGAAGAAGGATGGGCAATTACAGCAACTAAAATCATTGTTAAGAATGAGAAAATAAACATCCCGCCACGATATGGGAAAGCATGCTGTGGATTTAATGCTGGGGTTGCTGTCATCCAAAGTATTAAAATTAAGGTTAAGGCACCAATTAAATCTAAAATTACTCCGTGAGTTTTGCCGGCTTTTTTATTAAGCTTCCAAGTTGGCCAAATTA
This genomic window contains:
- a CDS encoding SDR family NAD(P)-dependent oxidoreductase, giving the protein MSKTLREKVVVVTGASSGIGRSIALESASRGADVILIARNEERLQEIAQEAKQLSGGQAFVFPTDMSKADQIESTFGKIIQHVKHIDFLVNAAGFGIFENFLETTPKQVTEMFQTNVLGLMYFTRLIARIMIDQKQGQIVNLGSIAGIIPTTKTAAYSATKAAVIQFSNVLRLELKPFGVKVMTVNPGPVYTNFFNVADKTGEYATNVQRFMLDPDDVAWQVVHFFGSNRRELNLPVSLAVLAKLYQIFPKLGDWASLKFGSRK
- a CDS encoding lipopolysaccharide assembly protein LapA domain-containing protein, with translation MKKQRKLVFGLIIVLILVIFACLNTEQVAINFGFFQPKMPLIIILITMILLGAFISMLLGTNKDVKHVKEEYSKQEATLKKQLNDQINKKDQEINKLKQEISKLKEKSTATTKD
- a CDS encoding DNA polymerase III subunit alpha, producing the protein MVVSLQNISSYSLLESPMTVQSLLQGAKQKGYSSIALTDLNVTYGLVNFYKLAKQEGIKPLLGMQITLTGLISSGENYNLILIAKSNKGYQNLLSLSSKIQLNKTLAAEEVIKEFKELFVIVPANADSELVQLADRSDNQGESYLRKLTSLLDSSNELYLGIHADKEESNYINYLKTMSKQFKLPLVAVEDVQYQNPQDKFLQVALQNIKVGEVIKSNLKSLLNERGEKYLKDEQKLEIGYRNFDLQEALKNAEKIAQQANAEIEFQEPQLPTYPQDKFSTSQEYLVNLVQEGLAKKFNNHIPRNYQQRLEYELKIIHEMGFNDYFLIVWDAINYAHSKNILTGPGRGSAAGSLVSYALNITSVDPIKYNLLFERFLNPARKQMPDIDLDIPDKQRSTIIKYMAEKYGREHTAQILTFVTFSAKQVLGEVAKVFGFNESEIAKWTKAVPSGQGKMTLEKAYQQSKRLQFLVNASPMNNLLFATAKHLEGLPLRTSIHAAGLVLSDKRLDEVVGLQPGILDIPITQQTKENVEKLGLLKIDFLGLKTLTILENILALVQQEGTKIELERIPLNDVKTFRTFQKGETDSIFQFESAGIKRVLRKLKPTSFEELVAINALYRPGPMQNIDSFIRRKNRHEKVTYPDQSLENILRPTYGIWVYQEQVMKTAQAFAGYSLGEADLLRRAISKKDKEIIAHEKDKFIQRALKNGHPENLAEKIYENIAQFAGYGFNRSHAVAYSKLAYWLAYLKTNYPKEFYTVLLNDNFAHTEKVKKYLQVLRDKGVRILPPSINKSAATFTVEKDGIRVGLKEIKNLNQDFIKEIENLTSIYSLEDFLQRIDKKYLRQDQVELLVKAGAFDEFKIDRLQVLSRLSSIISTVKFKEENSYADAKYNAVVKQNKDRSSQYKRAELEEEVMGFSVTASMLMTLQQFTKKKYNTKKLGEFTSRQQGIAIGELVSLKKVRTKNDEEMAFTTFKDTSGEFEIIIFPRSYSELKDKLDEGKIYLLRVSTQNDRYDPNKIQFLLQDARKIKVHEKINVKE
- the pfkA gene encoding 6-phosphofructokinase, which gives rise to MKRIGILTSGGDAPGMNAAIRAVTRTALANDIEVFGIHYGFAGLVAGDIFQMTSETVADKIGRGGTFLYSARFPEFAEEETQLKGIEQLKKHGIEALVVIGGDGSYHGALRLTEHGYNAIGLPGSIDNDIPYTDYTIGFDTACNTAMDAIDKIRDTATSHQRVFIVNVMGRDCGDIALHAGVATGADAIVIPEEKYDIKEIAETLKQGFANGKKHGLVVLAEGVMDAEKFKDELLKYGDFDARANVLGHMQRGGSPTVRDRVLASKMGAYAVKLLLEGKGGLAVGIENGKLGSHNMLDLFDAKHHGDYSLYSLNKDLAK
- a CDS encoding acyltransferase family protein, with the translated sequence MKNKNRFITGYAGLRALAVIGVILYHLDPNRFIGGYLGVPIFLVLSGYLVTDHMFHAYEESGKYDTKGFYLRRIKKLYPQMIAVIWMAGTYILLFQRNLLAKLYQIVITNLLNVYNIWEIFNGQSYFERFAANESPFVHLWTMSIEGQFYILWPLVIWLLMTKVKKKKTRFWIITALTIFSALEMAILFKPGVDTSRIYYGSDTRFFSLGLGAMLAIIWPTWKLNKKAGKTHGVILDLIGALTLILILWMTATPALNPQHAFPYRGGMFIFSFLTMILVAVIAHPSSHWNAWLTNPLFKWIGSRSYGIYLYQFPIMIFFEDKVKNIADHVILYRVIEVALILIVSELTYRYIEKPFGKLTVKKVQTYLRRFFTFNGHFVAQKVVGIVSAFFLVAGSVAILKSPAAKAEDPNASPLAKQIQKNRKQQLQDNKKLIAKAKRQSKKTTTKNTLLAKAKKAAKAHPVNKSFEKYGISQEQLQLARQLPVTAIGDSVMAGSSENLKKLMPHAIIDAAVSRQLSDTIPLFEKYKAEGVLNKNVLVGLGTNGMFPPQDLEHVMQIVGKKRRVFWVNVYVPTRTWQKPVNNLLQKESKKYKNLYIINWNAVATAHPNWFYDDHTHPNDIGSKYYSSFITKELVEKGLY
- the rnz gene encoding ribonuclease Z produces the protein MEIEFLGTGSGQPSKGRNVSSLALKLLDEINEIWLFDVGEATQHQILKTNIRPRKITRIFISHNHGDHIFGLPGLLSSRSFQGDGGELTIYGPAGIDQFVQTSLKVSRTQISYPIKYVILEEDGLIFEDDHFEVYTAKLNHRIPSFGFRVVEKPHPGELQVEKLAEYHIPNGPIYGKLKAGETVTLGDGRVLDGKDFLGEDRPGRIITIIYDTRPTPNIGKLAQDADVLVHESTFSGEDSKMAHRYFHSTCIDAASVAKQKNVGQLYLSHISARYTGKSGQILEKQARSIFKHTKLVRDLDSFNIPMK
- the rpmF gene encoding 50S ribosomal protein L32; the encoded protein is MAVPARKTSKQKKRSRRGHIKLTTPAMHYDATTGEYRLSHRVSRKGFYKGRQVANEAKQQNND
- a CDS encoding YjzD family protein, with amino-acid sequence MRFIVTMVWSTIYCEIIGFIAAALTQMAFDPIQAGIIGLIFGFLFALIIPGITAKSHKGKSKFSKMI